tttcgaACTCGAATACGTCCATTAAGAACaatctattttgatttttattttttcaaactcgAATATGCCCATTAAGAGCAAGTTGGGGAGATTCTGTCGGGTTCGAATTCAATTGATATTCCTAATTCTAAGTTTAATAAGTGGAGTCAATTAAGGCTcaattcaagttttatttgtatgtatttcataaaagaatatttttaaacttaagAGGAGgtgaaaaaagattaaaaagttgatcaacaataaacaataattttcttgtaaatgTAAATgtagaatgaaaattgaagcTTTAAACCAAAATAGACTACTCCCactttttattactaaaaatacaaccaaaaaaagagaaattggTTGGAGGACAAGTAGCGTAGAAGGTAATTTTTACTCCAAATTGGTATGCCGAGCCCGGATTTCCTCGGGGCTCCGACCCAATTCCTCACCCAACAGATAAACCACCATCTCAAACAGCACGAACATCGCCCCCTCGTACACACTCCCCATCGGCAGCAGAGCCCGACCCGGATCAGCCCCATCATCCGCCATGGTCTGAGCCGGAATATGCGCCACCACACTTGCGTACTTCACGGACGATCCGGTTTCAGGCTGAGCCGTCAGCACCACCACCCGGGCGCCGGCGCTTCTGGCCACTCCACAGATAGCGTCAACGGTGGAGAAACCCCCCGGTCCGGCGGAGGCGATGAGGAGGTCAGGGGAGTTGATGGGAGGAGTGGTCATGTCGAATACGCAGTGGGCTGAGAGGCCCAAGTGGAAGAGTCTCATGCATAGGGCCTTCAGCATTAGGCCTTCACGGCCCACGCCGTAAACGAAGATTTTGCCGCCACGGCGGGAGGCGGCGGAGATCTCTTGGACGAGTGTGGTGAGGGGTGGAGGTGTGGAGGTGGGGGCGGTGAAGACGGAGGTAAGGTGGTTGCAGATTTGAGCGGCGAAAGAGGCTGAAGTGGTGGTGTTGGATTGTTCTTGAGGTTCAGGCTTAGCCATTGAAGTTGcagttttctctctctactccTCCGACAATGGAGCCTTATCTACTGCAGGCGGAGGTTTAGAATTTAGGCTTAGCCTATccttttcaattatatctatctatcttgATTCTAGTAAAAGAGTTCttgataaattgttattcaaaTTCGGTttacatcaatcacacaattaattatatttgtcatataattaattttaattttgtcaaaattaatttaaattataatttctcgTTATATCtccaatttttattaagtacaataattattttgattgccaaaatatatattaattaaagtatgctcgagtatatttatttttgtgcaaaattacaattttttcaatattttctatcaataatatcatattcatacatataaaaattaagacaaatattttaagataatcAGTTCCgattagtttttaatttttttattctcctttatataattaaataaatataaaaaattaaattatacacacgTATTAAATGTGCttcaataatttgataaatatatagttgaaaatgaaatagtatatgacatataataattgttatatgattggaaaatttcattttattgtttatttttttaaaataattatataattagtgaaatgaattaatatacttATACTATGTGATagataatattcaaattaaattactcattttttttttttctaaagatAATCAAATTGGGTGATC
The window above is part of the Sesamum indicum cultivar Zhongzhi No. 13 linkage group LG7, S_indicum_v1.0, whole genome shotgun sequence genome. Proteins encoded here:
- the LOC105166661 gene encoding uncharacterized protein LOC105166661, with protein sequence MAKPEPQEQSNTTTSASFAAQICNHLTSVFTAPTSTPPPLTTLVQEISAASRRGGKIFVYGVGREGLMLKALCMRLFHLGLSAHCVFDMTTPPINSPDLLIASAGPGGFSTVDAICGVARSAGARVVVLTAQPETGSSVKYASVVAHIPAQTMADDGADPGRALLPMGSVYEGAMFVLFEMVVYLLGEELGRSPEEIRARHTNLE